The Erigeron canadensis isolate Cc75 chromosome 4, C_canadensis_v1, whole genome shotgun sequence genome window below encodes:
- the LOC122595834 gene encoding UMP-CMP kinase 3-like isoform X2: MGTIIEDANKEATGSALAQKNPKIVFVLGGPGSGKGTQCANIVEHFGYTHLSAGDLLRAEIKSGSENGTMIQNMIKEGKIVPSEVTVNLLLKAIAENENDKFLIDGFPRNEENRAAFEAAGIEPEFVLYFDCPVEEMEKRLLSRNQGREDDNIDTIRKRFKVFLESSLPVIEYYSSKDKVRKIDSAKPVGEVFGTVKALFTPGQQTAAS, encoded by the exons ATGGGCACTATTATTGAAGATGCGAACAAG GAAGcaaccggaagtgctcttgcacAAAAGAATCCCAAGATTGTATTTGTCTTAG GAGGGCCAGGCAGTGGTAAGGGTACACAGTGTGCAAATATTGTTGAGCATTTCGGGTATACCCATCTTAGTGCTGGAGATCTTCTCCGGGCAGAAATTAAATCTGGCTCTGAAAACGG GACCATGATTCAGAACATGATCAAGGAGGGAAAAATTGTCCCTTCAGAAGTAACAGTTAATCTTCTTCTCAAGGCAATTGcggaaaatgaaaatgacaaATTTTTAATTGATGGTTTCCCTCGCAATGAAGAAAATCGTGCGGCTTTTGAGGCA GCTGGAATTGAACCTGAGTTTGTTCTTTACTTTGATTGCCCTGTGGAAGAGATGGAGAAGCGTCTCTTGAGTCGCAATCAG GGGAGAGAAGACGATAATATTGACACAATAAGGAAACGCTTCAAAGTTTTTCTTGAGTCTAGTCTCCCTGTTATCGAATATTACAGCTCCAAGGACAAAGTTCGAAAG ATTGATTCCGCCAAGCCTGTTGGAGAAGTTTTTGGAACAGTCAAGGCCCTATTCACCCCAGGGCAGCAAACG GCTGCCTCCTAG
- the LOC122595834 gene encoding UMP-CMP kinase 3-like isoform X1 — MGTIIEDANKEATGSALAQKNPKIVFVLGGPGSGKGTQCANIVEHFGYTHLSAGDLLRAEIKSGSENGTMIQNMIKEGKIVPSEVTVNLLLKAIAENENDKFLIDGFPRNEENRAAFEAVAGIEPEFVLYFDCPVEEMEKRLLSRNQGREDDNIDTIRKRFKVFLESSLPVIEYYSSKDKVRKIDSAKPVGEVFGTVKALFTPGQQTAAS; from the exons ATGGGCACTATTATTGAAGATGCGAACAAG GAAGcaaccggaagtgctcttgcacAAAAGAATCCCAAGATTGTATTTGTCTTAG GAGGGCCAGGCAGTGGTAAGGGTACACAGTGTGCAAATATTGTTGAGCATTTCGGGTATACCCATCTTAGTGCTGGAGATCTTCTCCGGGCAGAAATTAAATCTGGCTCTGAAAACGG GACCATGATTCAGAACATGATCAAGGAGGGAAAAATTGTCCCTTCAGAAGTAACAGTTAATCTTCTTCTCAAGGCAATTGcggaaaatgaaaatgacaaATTTTTAATTGATGGTTTCCCTCGCAATGAAGAAAATCGTGCGGCTTTTGAGGCAGTT GCTGGAATTGAACCTGAGTTTGTTCTTTACTTTGATTGCCCTGTGGAAGAGATGGAGAAGCGTCTCTTGAGTCGCAATCAG GGGAGAGAAGACGATAATATTGACACAATAAGGAAACGCTTCAAAGTTTTTCTTGAGTCTAGTCTCCCTGTTATCGAATATTACAGCTCCAAGGACAAAGTTCGAAAG ATTGATTCCGCCAAGCCTGTTGGAGAAGTTTTTGGAACAGTCAAGGCCCTATTCACCCCAGGGCAGCAAACG GCTGCCTCCTAG